From Merismopedia glauca CCAP 1448/3, one genomic window encodes:
- a CDS encoding VWA domain-containing protein, giving the protein MTSSIATPGQTPNSLQAKGLDLVARIHGGRDVVLAIDLTESVGINDEGRIRLQQIVKDSLKPGDTVYVVPFAATVSPLQPNVNTLAASQGIPFNGQAADIDTILRSLPFQANLTLKQTDIEQAELTIYQGLAQLNHERLLANSPIKSQSVVWITDAPLFTQSGNEWTETPVNSPFRVANSLESQQRLAWLQALPLYKRSLPIQTQKGEQYNLTVVDLPPTVQEFCTPSPGGNSTCLVTPYLLQQLWLPATGLGIVLLGGLIAIKRLISWQKKWKILVDFVSDSQFEEQICYLLPNQRLAIGEYESNCVDAIASPGNETRGYLERLGNRLYLIPTDAAPLYCNGRQISQRTILSSGEFTINCPTPNLRDFEFVVKVKK; this is encoded by the coding sequence GTGACATCTTCGATCGCTACTCCAGGACAAACGCCGAATTCCTTACAAGCTAAGGGATTAGATTTAGTCGCTCGAATTCATGGGGGACGAGATGTGGTTTTGGCGATCGATCTGACTGAAAGTGTGGGAATTAACGATGAAGGTCGAATTCGTCTCCAGCAGATTGTTAAAGATAGCCTCAAACCTGGCGATACTGTGTATGTAGTCCCCTTTGCGGCTACAGTGAGTCCTTTACAACCTAATGTAAATACTCTAGCAGCCAGCCAAGGAATACCCTTTAACGGACAAGCTGCGGATATAGATACGATTCTGCGATCGCTCCCCTTCCAGGCTAATCTAACCCTCAAGCAGACAGATATTGAGCAAGCAGAGTTAACGATTTATCAAGGATTGGCTCAACTCAATCACGAACGGTTACTGGCTAATTCTCCCATCAAGTCTCAATCTGTGGTTTGGATTACGGATGCGCCTTTATTTACCCAATCCGGTAATGAATGGACGGAAACCCCTGTTAATAGTCCTTTTCGAGTCGCTAATTCTTTAGAAAGTCAACAGCGCTTAGCTTGGTTACAGGCTTTACCTCTGTATAAACGTTCTCTACCCATTCAAACCCAAAAAGGAGAACAGTATAATCTCACCGTAGTCGATTTACCCCCTACAGTCCAAGAATTTTGTACTCCCTCACCAGGAGGAAATAGTACTTGTTTAGTTACCCCTTATCTCCTCCAACAATTGTGGTTACCAGCGACGGGGTTAGGGATTGTTTTACTAGGTGGATTAATAGCAATTAAAAGATTGATAAGTTGGCAAAAGAAGTGGAAAATCTTAGTGGATTTTGTCAGCGATTCTCAATTTGAAGAACAAATCTGTTATCTTTTACCCAATCAGCGCCTAGCTATAGGAGAATATGAATCTAATTGTGTAGATGCGATCGCTTCCCCAGGAAATGAAACTAGAGGCTATTTAGAACGCCTTGGCAATCGCCTTTATTTAATACCTACTGATGCCGCACCTCTGTATTGTAATGGTAGGCAAATTAGTCAACGAACCATTTTATCTTCAGGAGAATTTACCATTAATTGTCCTACTCCAAATCTCCGAGATTTTGAGTTCGTTGTTAAAGTAAAAAAATAG